From the genome of Acidobacteriota bacterium:
CTTGCCCACCCCCAGTTTTGAGCATCACTGAAAAATGACACGGAAGCGTGCCTGTTGAAACGGCGAGGTATGTGTGTTACATTACACATATACTATGGCTACCCGCGCATCTGAGACCGTGACCGACGTCGAGCGCTGGTTCCGCGAGCAGGCGACCCGGTTGTGGCCGGTGGCGTTGGGCTCGCTGAGCCTGCGGCGCAGTCCGTGCGTCCGGGCGGGGTGCCAGGCGTGCGCCACCGGCGAGCAGCACGCCAGCTATGTGCTGTACGGCCGACACCGGGGTCGGCGCTTTGCGGTGTACGTCCCCGACGACGTGGCAGCGGACGTCCGCCGGGCGCTCGAGAATGGCCGCACGCTGCAAGCGCTCCTCGTGGAGGCGGGACGCCGCTATGCCGAGGCCTGCAAGCGCGACCGCCGCGCGCGGCGGTGAGCCGATCCCGGATGTGGTCGCGGTCGTGGAGGCCGCCGTCCTGGACACGTTCGCCGACTTGCGTCGCCCGGTGCAGCGTAATCTCGCGGTGCTGACGGTGGCGTTTTTGCGCGTGCTCGGCGCGGCGCGCTCTGGGCACGGGCGCCTGTCGTTGGGCGCGCTGTTTCGCGTCCTGCCGACCGAGGGGACGGCCCACGCGCGGGAAAAACGACTGCGGCGGTTTTTGGAGAATCCGCGCCTGGATCCCCGCGGCGTGACCGGCGGCCTGGCGCGCGTCATCTTCGGGCAGCGCGGCGCCGGCGTGTGGCCGGTGGTCCTGGACCAAACGGCGGCGGGCTCCACACAGGCCTTGGTGGCGGGCGTGCCCTTTGCCGGGCGCACCTTGCCGCTGGCCGTCTACACGTTTGACTATCCGTGGCGGGAAGCGGCCGTCGACAGTCAGAATCAACTCGAGCGGGTGTTTCTGCTCGACGTCGAAGCCGCGCTGCCGACCGGCGTCACCGGGGTGTGGATTGGCGACCGCGGCTACGCGCGGGCGGCGTTGCTGCGGCAGGCGTGGCTCGACCAGCGGCGCTACGTCATCCGGGGCCGGGCGGGCACCTGCGTCGAGTGGGCCGGCAAGCGACGCAAACTGGGCGAACTGCCGCCCGGGGTGGGGCACGCGATCCGCTACCGGCACGTGCTGTATCAGGCGCACACGCGGGTCCCCGTCGATGTGATCGCCTTGCACGATCCGGCCTTCAAGGAACCGTGGTGGCTGCTGGTGCCGCCCGACAGTGCAGCGGTGCTCCCCACCGCGCTGGTCGTCCAGCTCTATCGGGAACGCATGCAGGTCGAGCACACATTTCGGGACTTCAAGACCCACCTGGGGTTGCGCGGGCTGGACCTCCGTGTCCATGTCGCGGAACGGACCGGACGCCTCCTGCTCGCCTTCTGTCTGGCCTACGTGCTCGCGATCGCCCTCGGGAGTGAGCCCGAGGCCGCGCCCGCTCGACGCGATCTCGAAATCCTCCGGCGTCGCCCTCGACACGGCACGCGGCGTACGCTCAGCGTCCTATCGCTCGCCATGCAGATGCTGGCGCACCCCCGGTGGCGACACCGCGCCCTCACCGGTCTGCGCCGGCTGATCGATCGGCTCGCGCGTGGCCTGCCCGTGCTTCGGCATCCGCCGCCCACCCTCGACGACCGCCTCGCCCGCGCGTAGCGCCCCGCCAACACGCACCCCTTGCGCTGGGGGTGTCGACCGGGTCCGGCGCCCCGCGTCACAGCACACCACCATCTCCGTGGATACGGACGCCGACCGGCCCTCGACCGCGGTCCCACCACGCAGCCAAACGCGCCTCAACGGAAACTGGGGGTGGGCAAGCCCAGAATCTCGATGGCCTGATTGACCTCTGCCAGATCCCTGAGCAGCAAGTGGAAGCCGGTGAACTGATTGGGAATCACAACCTTGCGGCCCGAGCCCTTGACCACCAAGAAGCCGAACTGGAAGCTGTGCGGTCGGACCGCCACGACATCTGTGGCTGCTAAGGTCCGTCGTCGTAACACAGCAACGAATGTGATACGCCCGTCGTCACTCACGACGATCCGGTGCGGTACGGCCAACATGAACAGCCATGCGATCGTGACGGCGCCAATGAACATCGCACTAACGAACACGGGTGGACCGTCAGGCTCGGACGCCGACACGAGCAAGGTGGCCGGAACGGCCAGCGAGAAGATGACGAACAACCCTAGCCACACCTTGAAGATCGGCGTCAGGTAGAGGTCGTATGTCCGAGGTGTCATCGGCATTTCTGACGCTTCCCTCAGGCGCCTAACATCCAATAACCAACACGCGGGCTTTCCCGGTCCGCCAAGGGAATTGTCCCTAACGGACTGGTGAGAAGCAAGAACATGCTGCGGTCTGGATTGTGACGACGATCACGTCTCCCGCGATCCCCGTCAGCACGTCGATAGAACCATGGGCAGAACTTCTTGCGTCAGTCCGACTCACCGACGATAATCCGGTCGGCAACCGACGACGGCGCCACGTGGCCTGGGCGCCGTTTACATCCGAGTCGTGCGATGGCCCTTTCTGCCTATTGAACGTTCGCCCGACAACGCGCATGCATACTGGAAACACGAGGCCGATCACCTTGCCATTGCCAGTCAGGATAGTCGGGGGGCTGTCGGTACTGGCCACGGCACTTCTGGCGGGTCGGTTGGTCTGGGAACAGACGATCCTGACCTGGCGCAACGGCCCGCAGATGGTCGGCTTCTCGCTGGTGCACGGTTCCTACGCCCCGCTCATCTTTGCGCCCATCGGTTTGCTCTTGTGGATTGCGGTGCTGGTCGCCGTGATTCTGATTGCGTTGGCGCGCCGTCGCCGGATGGCTCGTGCGATGTGGATCGACCTTGGGTGCTCCGCTGTCGTTGCCGGCGTTCTCGCAGTGCCGTACGGTACGTGGCAACGGTTGTTTGTCGGTCACCTTGCGAGCGGACCACACGCGGGTCGTTTCCTGACGGCCGCGGCCGGTGGTGGCGATCTCCGTCTGGTTCGTGCGCTCATGTCACATGGCGTCCGAGTGGACGCCACCGACTATTACGGACAGACTGGCCTTCATACTGCTGCATCGGGAGACCATTTGGACGTCCTGGCTTTCTTGGTAGAGCACGGCGTCACCCTCGATAAATTAGATCGTTACGGAGATTCAGCCTTGGAGAAAGCTGCGGAGCAGGGAGCGACTCAGGCCGCTCGCTTTCTCGAGCTACAGGGCGCCCATCTGGTTCGAGGAACGGCGGCCCGGCATGAGAAGGTCGTCGATGAGATGGTGCGAGAAGCGATGAGCAAGTAGGTCGGCTACTACGGGGCTGCACCATAATTGACCTCTGAAGCAGCAAGGACTCACTTCGCAGTGCAGGGGGCTTGAGGCGCCGCGAGGGGGTCGAGTGTGCGCATTTCGGCCATCGTGATCGCCCGTTCCAGGCATCGCAATCGGGGTC
Proteins encoded in this window:
- a CDS encoding transposase, encoding MPRPASATAARGGEPIPDVVAVVEAAVLDTFADLRRPVQRNLAVLTVAFLRVLGAARSGHGRLSLGALFRVLPTEGTAHAREKRLRRFLENPRLDPRGVTGGLARVIFGQRGAGVWPVVLDQTAAGSTQALVAGVPFAGRTLPLAVYTFDYPWREAAVDSQNQLERVFLLDVEAALPTGVTGVWIGDRGYARAALLRQAWLDQRRYVIRGRAGTCVEWAGKRRKLGELPPGVGHAIRYRHVLYQAHTRVPVDVIALHDPAFKEPWWLLVPPDSAAVLPTALVVQLYRERMQVEHTFRDFKTHLGLRGLDLRVHVAERTGRLLLAFCLAYVLAIALGSEPEAAPARRDLEILRRRPRHGTRRTLSVLSLAMQMLAHPRWRHRALTGLRRLIDRLARGLPVLRHPPPTLDDRLARA
- a CDS encoding ankyrin repeat domain-containing protein, translating into MHTGNTRPITLPLPVRIVGGLSVLATALLAGRLVWEQTILTWRNGPQMVGFSLVHGSYAPLIFAPIGLLLWIAVLVAVILIALARRRRMARAMWIDLGCSAVVAGVLAVPYGTWQRLFVGHLASGPHAGRFLTAAAGGGDLRLVRALMSHGVRVDATDYYGQTGLHTAASGDHLDVLAFLVEHGVTLDKLDRYGDSALEKAAEQGATQAARFLELQGAHLVRGTAARHEKVVDEMVREAMSK